A stretch of Monomorium pharaonis isolate MP-MQ-018 chromosome 7, ASM1337386v2, whole genome shotgun sequence DNA encodes these proteins:
- the LOC105833467 gene encoding 28S ribosomal protein S14, mitochondrial → MENVTRKKADPVNMAALRSSVSAVVCGILPNINLLGHGLQQVRNYVGCRVIRDQKRRRWVKEYAEERLRLVVLKRNDILPIEIRELAGKQIDETIPRQTALRQLTPRCVVTSRAYGTVQRWRVSRFIFRYLVDYNKMAGVQRAIW, encoded by the exons ATGGAAAAcgttacaagaaaaaaag CTGATCCAGTAAACATGGCGGCGCTGAGAAGTTCCGTTTCGGCTGTTGTCTGCGGCATTCTACCGAACATAAATTTACTTGGACATGGC TTGCAACAGGTACGGAACTACGTCGGCTGCAGGGTGATTCGCGACCAGAAGCGTAGAAGATGGGTGAAGGAGTACGCCGAAGAACGATTGCGATTAGTCGTCTTGAAGCGTAATGATATTCTGCCAATTGAAATAAGA gaGCTTGCTGGCAAGCAAATAGATGAGACGATTCCTAGGCAGACTGCGTTGAGACAACTGACACCAAGATGCGTGGTGACGTCTCGAGCCTACGGTACAGTGCAACGATGGAGGGTATCGCGATTCATCTTTCGTTACCTAGTCGACTATAATAAAATGGCCGGAGTGCAACGTGCCATTTGGTAG
- the LOC118644155 gene encoding protein disulfide-isomerase A6 homolog produces MPRVTCVFHGKMLRLLGVLLLIAGANCMYASNSAVVDLRPNNFDSLVLNSDHIWVVEFYAPWCGHCQQLMPEYDKAATALKGVVKVGAVNADEHKSLGSKYGVRGFPTIKIFGLDKKPEDYNGPRSAAGIVDAALNAASQKVRKVLGGKTSGGESKTKDSKDVIELTDENFDKSVLNSEDMWLVEFYAPWCGHCKNLAPEWAAAATELKGKVKLGALDATVNTLKASKYEIKGYPTIKFFAPGKKDADSVQDYDGGRTSGDIVNWALEKLAENIPAPEVMQITSEQKLREACEDKPICVVSVLPHILDCQSDCRNGYLKTLNDLGEKYKKKCGGIWVWAEAGAQPHIEDALEIGGFGYPALAAVNIKKMKYSLLKGSFSYDGINEFLRDLSYGRGGTAPLKGAHLPVIVETTPWDGKDAEPPQEEDIDLSDVNLDDKDEL; encoded by the exons ATGCCACGGGTCACCTGTGTGTTCCACGGAAAGATGTTGAGGCTCCTGG GTGTCCTCCTACTAATCGCCGGAGCGAACTGTATGTACGCGTCCAATTCAGCCGTCGTCGATCTTAGgccaaataattttgatagctTAGTGTTAAATAGCGATCACATTTGGGTGGTCGAGTTCTACGCACCATGGTGCGGACACTGTCAACAGTTGATGCCAGAGTATGACAAAGCAGCCACTGCATTAAAG GGTGTTGTAAAAGTTGGAGCTGTGAATGCCGATGAACACAAATCGCTGGGAAGTAAGTATGGCGTTCGTGGTTTCCCGACGATCAAAATATTTGGGCTTGACAAGAAACCAGAAGACTATAATGGCCCAAGAAGTGCAGCCGGTATTGTCGACGCCGCATTGAATGCCGCCAGTCAGAAGGTTCGAAAAGTGTTAGGTGGTAAAACTTCAGGAGGTGAATCCAAG ACCAAAGATTCCAAGGATGTGATAGAATTAACGGACGAGAACTTCGACAAGTCTGTCTTGAATTCCGAGGATATGTGGCTAGTTGAATTCTACGCTCCTTGGTGTGGTCACTGCAAGAATCTGGCGCCCGAGTGGGCGGCAGCGGCCACCGAATTAAAAGGCAAAGTCAAACTAGGAGCCCTGGATGCTACTGTAAACACGTTGAAA GCAAGTAAATACGAAATCAAAGGCTATCCCACCATTAAGTTCTTCGCACCGGGTAAAAAGGATGCAGACTCGGTGCAGGATTACGACGGCGGTCGCACAAGCGGTGATATTGTTAACTGGGCGCTCGAGAAATTGGCCGAGAATATCCCAGCGCCGGAAGTGATGCAAATCACGTCCGAGCAGAAGCTGAGGGAAGCGTGCGAGGACAAGCCAATTTGCGTGGTTTCTGTTCTGCCACATATCCTAGACTGTCAGTCTGATTGTAGGAACGGATACTTGAAAACTCTAAATGATCTCGGCgagaaatacaaaaagaaatgtgGGGGTAT ATGGGTCTGGGCCGAGGCTGGTGCTCAACCGCATATCGAAGATGCATTAGAAATTGGAGGTTTCGGCTATCCCGCGTTAGCAGCCGTTAATATCAAAAAGATGAAATACTCCTTGTTGAAAGGTAGCTTCTCATATGACGGAATAAACGAGTTCCTACGAGATCTGAGTTATGGCAGAGGTGGCACTGCACCATTGAAGGGCGCTCATTTGCCTGTCATCGTCGAAACAACACCTTGGGACGGCAAAGATGCCGAACCTCCGCAGGAAGAAGACATCGATCTTAGCGACGTTAATTTAGACGATAAAGACGAGTTATAA
- the LOC105828159 gene encoding uncharacterized protein LOC105828159: MMKSICILAFIAVVAILPAAKSGITWNGGSRYGGDIYHGLMKDQSNVKYETRTDQKQVESVPRNESTVRPIWKPFLSAWGIIALIIGVIIFSTITYYAIILYPYLCKKERTYDIIGLTDVNSVCTDNANNVSHPLRVFCEPNNVSIDVSNNASLNR; encoded by the exons ATGATGAAGTCGATATGCATTTTAGCCTTTATTGCTGTTGTCG cgATATTACCTGCAGCTAAAAGCGGAATAACATGGAACGGCGGCTCCAGGTACGGTGGCGACATTTACCATGGACTCATGAAGGATCAGAGTAATGTCAAATACGAGACAAGGACGGATCAGAAGCAGGTGGAGTCGGTGCCCAGGAACGAGTCGACCGTGCGTCCAATTTGGAAGCCGTTCCTGTCAGCCTGGGGGATCATCGCGCTGATCATAGGCGTCATCATATTCAGTACGATAACCTATTATGCCATCATTCTATATCCATATTTATGCAAGAAGGAGAGGACCTACGACATCATAGGGTTAACGGATGTTAATTCTGTGTGTACTGACAACGCCAACAATGTGTCACATCCTCTAAGAGTATTTTGCGAACCGAACAATGTGTCAATAGATGTGTCGAACAATGCATCACTGAATCGATAA